The following proteins are encoded in a genomic region of Vulpes vulpes isolate BD-2025 chromosome X, VulVul3, whole genome shotgun sequence:
- the LOC112909808 gene encoding melanoma-associated antigen 8-like: MSMEQKNELWKLEEDPVDSQDLVDAQLSGAEEDTSSSFSSSSSSPSSSSSSSSSSSSSSSSSSSSSSSSSSSSSSSSSSSSSSSSSSSSSFSSTSTSSSTPSSSSSPSSSCSALFLIPMEEGSAAAGSLSPPQGSQSADASLSSGEATAWSQPKHGSSIPDEQGSSTSEEPEDTQPSTQGRLHVKVCDLMVFLLFKYCTKQPTNKAEMLEIVSKEYQDDFPIILGQASECMRLVFGVDVKEVDSSEHSYVLITILGLSCDGMLSGERGLPKTSLLVLLLGVILLEDGCAPEEEVWEALRVMGVYDGHEHFIYGEPRNLLTNVWVQEGYVEYRQVAGSDPARYEFLWGPRAYTETSKLQVLEYLLQVNRRQQGSSLSLSEEEGTDEEEET; this comes from the coding sequence ATGTCCATGGAGCAGAAGAATgagctctggaagctggaagaagacCCAGTAGACTCCCAGGACCTGGTGGATGCACAGTTGTCTGGGGCTGAAGAGGatacctcctcttccttctcttcctcctcctcctctccctcctcctcctcctcctcctcttcctcctcttcctcctcctcctcttcctcctcttcctcctcttcctcctcctcctcttcctcctcttcctcctcctcctcttcctcctcttcctcctcctcttcttcctcctccttctcctccacttctacctcctcctccactccttcttcctcctcttccccttcttcctcctgctcTGCCCTGTTCCTGATCCCCATGGAGGAGGGGTCTGCTGCTGCTGGGTCCCTGAGTCCTCCCCAGGGCTCTCAGAGTGCTGACGCATCTCTTAGCAGCGGGGAAGCCACTGCCTGGAGCCAGCCCAAACATGGCTCCAGCATCCCAGATGAGCAGGGGTCAAGCACCTCGGAGGAGCCGGAAGATACCCAGCCCTCAACCCAAGGAAGGCTCCACGTGAAAGTGTGTGATCTGATGGTGTTTCTGCTCTTCAAGTATTGCACCAAGCAGCCTACCAACAAGGCAGAGATGCTGGAGATCGTCAGCAAAGAATACCAGGATGACTTCCCCATCATCTTGGGCCAAGCCTCCGAGTGTATGCGGCTGGTCTTTGGTGTAGATGTGAAGGAAGTGGATTCCAGCGAGCACTCCTACGTCCTAATCACCATCCTGGGCCTCAGCTGCGATGGGATGCTGAGTGGTGAAAGGGGCCTGCCCAAGACCAGCCTCCTGGTCCTGCTCCTGGGGGTGATCCTCCTGGAGGATGGTTGTGCCCCCGAGGAGGAGGTGTGGGAGGCGCTGAGGGTCATGGGGGTATACGATGGCCATGAGCACTTCATCTATGGGGAGCCTAGAAACCTCCTCACCAATGTCTGGGTGCAGGAAGGTTATGTGGAGTACCGGCAGGTGGCAGGCAGTGACCCTGCCCGCTATGAGttcctgtgggggcccagggcctaCACAGAAACCAGCAAGTTGCAAGTCTTGGAGTATTTGCTGCAGGTGAATAGGAGGCAGCAGGGCTCCTCCCTGTCCCTTTCTGAAGAAGAGGGGACtgatgaggaagaggagaccTGA
- the LOC140596311 gene encoding melanoma-associated antigen 8-like: MSLGKSNELWELGEDPEEAQGLLDTQQSRAEEEEGQVPSPPSPSLSSSPYFSLSGVLPGTPQEGSALEGSLSPLQSSQSAYSFPFDGAASGLGQPQPAGPNSPGEVVASESEGQEDSDPYPSGEASGGLGQPQPAVPSSQEEVGSSAPEQQEDEQPEGSFHMKTAALVMLLLLKYRIKQPISKEQMLEVITPEFQDDFPVILSQASRCLRLVLGLDVIEVDPIEHCYHLNIILGLTWDGMVSGQGGLPKTSLLGLVLGLIVLEDDCAPEEEVWEALRVMEVYDGQEHIIYGEPRDLLTNVWVQEGYLECRLVVGSNPARYEFLWGPRAHVETSKFQVMDYAFQVSSSLMVSSLALCEQILR, encoded by the coding sequence ATGTCCCTCGGGAAGAGCAATGAGCTTTGGGAGCTGGGAGAAGACCCGGAAGAGGCCCAGGGCCTGCTGGATACCCAGCAGTccagggctgaggaggaggaggggcaggttccatctcccccatctccctctctgtcctcctccccttaCTTCTCCTTATCTGGTGTGTTACCTGGCACCCCACAGGAGGGCTCTGCTCTTGAGGGGTCCCTGAGTCCTCTCCAGAGCTCTCAGAGTGCCTACTCCTTCCCCTTCGATGGGGCAGCCAGTGGCCTTGGCCAGCCCCAGCCTGCTGGCCCCAACAGCCCAGGGGAGGTAGTTGCAAGTGAAAGTGAAGGGCAGGAAGATTCTGACCCGTACCCCAGTGGTGAGGCATCGGGTGGCCTTGGCCAGCCCCAGCCTGCTGTCCCCAGCAGCCAAGAGGAGGTGGGGTCATCCGCACCTGAACAGCAGGAAGATGAGCAGCCCGAGGGCAGTTTCCACATGAAGACGGCTGCACTGGTGATGTTACTGCTCCTCAAGTATCGCATCAAGCAGCCCATCAGCAAGGAACAGATGCTGGAGGTCATCACCCCAGAATTCCAGGATGACTTCCCTGTCATCTTGAGCCAAGCGTCTCGCTGCTTGAGGCTGGTCCTTGGCCTAGACGTGATAGAAGTGGATCCCATCGAGCACTGCTATCACCTCAACAtcatcctgggcctcacctgggatGGGATGGTGAGCGGTCAGGGGGGCCTGCCCAAGACTAGCCTcctggggctggtcctggggtTGATCGTCCTGGAGGACGACTGTGCCCCCGAGGAGGAGGTGTGGGAGGCGCTGAGGGTCATGGAGGTATACGATGGCCAGGAGCACATCAtctatggggagcccagggacCTCCTCACCAATGTCTGGGTGCAGGAAGGCTACCTGGAGTGCCGGCTGGTGGTGGGCAGTAACCCTGCCCGCTACGAGttcctgtgggggcccagggcccatGTGGAAACCAGCAAGTTTCAGGTTATGGACTACGCGTTCCAGGTCAGTAGCAGCCTCATGGTTTCTTCCCTGGCCCTGTGTGAACAGATTCTGAGATAA